A region of Plasmodium reichenowi strain SY57 chromosome Unknown, whole genome shotgun sequence DNA encodes the following proteins:
- a CDS encoding hypothetical protein (conserved Plasmodium protein, unknown function), whose product ERNIKLHDNNDNNNNNNNNNNNNNLNNNLVKNMNNIEEFYNNNNNYDNNTNDGVDALYLRSVDDGEDKQRIVLTDGNNVYVLEEITQNDNNNSTINKDENNINKITSVEQEIKMHVPSEQNYNDDNVLESFMDYMNLEDSLLNNIDDVTNVQTNRETNIRPHNNTNDEQNKNQSFLDDNIFNLSEEELSKKIFDDIKLNSEDKIECHHFSDNEDKCNSFKKCTYVNIDNKDTCFLDYNYMLFLKNNNCALQSKSSLLSISKDLLKNDIISRQMFQLLRNSNNNNFICDTVTYSFLTNVVDNTNYEEIFS is encoded by the exons CAcgataataatgataataataataataataataataataataataataacaatttgaataataatttggTAAAGAATATGAACAACATTGAagaattttataataataataataattatgataacAACACTAACGATGGTGTAGATGCTTTATATTTAAGATCTGTTGATGATGGTGAAGATAAACAAAGAATTGTTCTTACAGATGGAAATAATGTATATGTTTTAGAAGAAATTACacaaaatgataataacaACTCAACAATTAATAAggatgaaaataatattaataaaattacaAGTGTTGAACAAGAAATTAAAATGCATGTACCATCAGAGcaaaattataatgatgacAATGTATTAGAAAGTTTTATGGACTATATGAATTTAGAAGATTCacttttaaataatattgatgaTGTAACGAATGTACAAACTAATAGAGAAACAAATATACGTCCACACAATAATACAAACgatgaacaaaataaaaatcaaTCCTTTcttgatgataatatatttaatcTAAGTGAAGAAGAATTATCCAAAAAAATTTTTGATGACATCAAATTAAACAGTGAAGATAAAATCGAATGTCATCATTTTTCAgataatgaagataaatgtaatagttttaaaaaatgtacatatgtaaatattgataataaGGATACATGTTTCCTTGATTACAATTATATGCTCttcttaaaaaataataactGTGCCTTACAATCAAAATCATCTTTGTTGTCTATATCGAAAGATTTATtaaa gaATGATATTATAAGCAGACAAATGTTTCAACTATTAAGGAATAGTAATAACAACAATTTCATTTGTGATACTGTTActtattcttttttaacGAATGTAGTTGACAATACAAATTatgaagaaatattttcataa